From one Drosophila subpulchrella strain 33 F10 #4 breed RU33 chromosome 3L, RU_Dsub_v1.1 Primary Assembly, whole genome shotgun sequence genomic stretch:
- the LOC119552824 gene encoding general transcription factor IIE subunit 1, with amino-acid sequence MSSTSAAASTTAPAKTEVRYVTEVPSSLKQLARLVVRGFYSLEDALIIDMLVRNPCMKEDDIGELLRFEKKQLRARITTLRTDKFIQIRLKMETGPDGKAQKVNYYFINYKTFVNVVKYKLDLMRKRMETEERDATSRASFKCSTCSKTFTDLEADQLFDMATLEFRCTFCGSSVEEDSAAMPKKDSRLLLAHFNEQLQPLYDLLREVEGIKLAPEVLEPEPVDIDTIRGLNKPNAMRPDGLAWSGEATRNQGFAVEETRVDVTIGGDDTSDAVVERKSRPIWMTESTVITDTDAADGAGDAVQTASGSGHRNRKENEDIMSVLLQHEKQPGQKEPHMKGMRMGSSNANSSDSSDDEKDIDNAKIPDVDFDNYINSDSAEEEDDVPTVLVAGRPHPLDQLDDNLIAQMTPQEKENYIHVYQQHYSHIYE; translated from the exons ATGTCGTCGACATCGGCGGCTGCCTCGACTACAGCGCCCGCGAAAACAGAGGTGCGCTACGTGACCGAGGTGCCCAGCAGCCTGAAGCAACTGGCCCGCCTCGTGGTCCGTGGATTCTACTCCCTGGAGGACGCCCTCATCATCGATATGCTGGTGCGGAATCCCTGCATGAAGGAGGACGACATCGGCGAGCTGCTGCGCTTCGAAAAGAAGCAGCTGAGGGCCAGGATCACAACGCTGCGCACCGACAAGTTCATCCAGATTCGGCTGAAAATGGAAACGGGGCCGGATGGCAAGGCCCAGAAAGTTAACTACTACTTCATTAACTACAAGACCTTCGTGAACGTGGTCAAGTACAAGCTGGATCTGATGCGCAAGCGCATGGAGACGGAGGAGCGGGATGCCACCAGCCGAGCTAGTTTCAAGTGCTCCACGTGTTCCAAGACTTTCACGGACCTCGAAGCAGACCAGCTGTTCGACATGGCCACCCTGGAGTTCCGCTGCACCTTTTGCGGCAGCTCCGTGGAGGAGGACAGCGCCGCCATGCCCAAGAAAGACTCGCGCCTGCTGCTGGCCCACTTCAACGAGCAGCTCCAGCCGCTTTACGACCTGCTCAGGGAGGTGGAGGGCATCAAGCTGGCGCCGGAGGTGCTCGAACCGGAACCCGTGGACATCGATACCATTCGAGGACTGAACAAGCCCAACGCTATGCGACCTGATGGCTTGGCGTGGTCGGGTGAGGCGACGAGAAACCAGGGCTTCGCCGTGGAGGAAACGCGCGTGGACGTAACCATCGGCGGCGACGACACCTCGGATGCCGTGGTGGAGCGCAAGTCCCGACCCATCTGGATGACCGAGAGCACTGTGATAACCGACACGGACGCTGCGGATGGCGCGGGCGATGCAGTGCAGACGGCCAGCGGATCCGGACATCGCAACCGCAAGGAGAACGAAGACATTATGTCCGTGCTGCTGCAGCACGAGAAGCAGCCGGGCCAGAAGGAGCCGCATATGAAAGGCATGCGCATGGGCTCCTCGAACGCCAACTCCAGCGATTCCAGCGACGACGAGAAGGATATCGACAACGCCAAGATTC CTGATGTCGACTTTGACAATTATATCAACTCGGACTccgcggaggaggaggacgatgTGCCCACTGTGCTGGTGGCAGGAAGGCCGCATCCGCTTGACCAACTGGACGACAACCTGATAGCGCAAATGACGCCGCAGGAGAAGGAGAACTACATACACGTATATCAGCAGCACTACAGCCACATATATGAATGA